The following is a genomic window from Mya arenaria isolate MELC-2E11 chromosome 4, ASM2691426v1.
TGCATTGCACACTGATTATATGTATACACAAGACAGTGTTCACTAATATTCTTGAATGAGTTCATTGTGTAGGTAAATCCAATAGATtgataacatattcttcaaacactacactcactttttaaagctgaaattttcGTACCATGTGAAAAACTCTAAACATTTGTCAGACTCGTTGAGTACAGTGATGATTGAAGACAACGAAGTGTTTGCCTCACATGACGTGGTGTCACTTTTCACCAACACCCCCATCGACAAGGCCCTATCAGTCATAAGAGACCGCCTAGAGAAAGACAAGACCCTAAAAAATAGAACCAAGCTGAGTGTGGATGACATCATGAATCTAACAGACTTTATTTTGACTACAACATACTTTCAGTTCAGAGGTGACATATACCAACAAAAGTTTGGCACCGCTATGGGAAGTCCAGTATCTCCGATAGTGGCTAACCTGTATATGGAGTTTTTGGAAAGAGAAGCCATTGCAACTGCTCCGGTGACATGTAAACCAACCTTGTGGAAACGCTACGTAGATGACATATTAGAGAAGATTCAGAGAGGACAACTACAGAACCTCACTGACCACCTCAACACTGTAGACGTTACCAATAACATCAAGTTTACCCACGAAGAAGAAAGCAACGGGGCCATTCCATTCTTGGATACTCTCATCACCAGGAAGGAAGATGGTAGTATCAAACTGCTAGTATATAGAAAGAAAACCCACACGGACCAATACCTGAATTTTTCATCCCACCACCCATTACAGCACAAGCTGAGCGTGGTCAGAACTCTATTAGACAGGTGCTACAACCTCGTCACCGAAACTGAAGATAGAGATATAGAGGAAGAACATGTAAAACAAGCTTTAGGCCAGTGTGGGTACCCTGATTGGACAATAAAGAGGGTTAAGACCGagattttgaaaagaaaaaatgaaaacaaggacaagaaaaaagtgaaacatacAGATAGAGACAATAAATCTAAAGGGATGGTGGTTATTCCGTATGTGAAAGGGCTATCTGAAGCAGTGAGCCGGGTGTTTAATAAACATCGAGTCGCCACGGCCATGCGCCCACATCAGACACTACGCAACATCTTAGTGCACCCCAAGGACAAACAGGAAACAACAGAGAAAGCAGaagtaatttacaaaataccTTGTAAAAATTGTGATAAAGTCTACGTGGGAGAATCGGGGCGAAAATTTGGAATAAGACTgaatgaacacaaaaaagattgtgaaacaaacTCAAATAAGGCATTTACTAGATCAACTAGAAAACAATCAGAATCGACAATAGAAAAAAGTGCAATCACAGATCACCAGAACataaataatcatgaaataaacTGGGAGGGGGCACGCGTAATAGAGAGAGAATCAGACTGGAGAGTGCGAAAAACGAAGGAGGCTATTTGCATCAAAACTGAGGGGGCAGTTATGAACCGGGACGAGGGGGCCTTCCTTTCTGGGATTTACAACCCACTTTTCGCCGGATTACGGAAATTCGGCGGGAAGTCCCGAGTGTCAGAGCTGCGAGTGAGCGATAGTCAGGCCAGTTACTCTGATGATGTCCACAGTGTTGGACgaaaatttcagctttaaaaagtgagtgtagtgtttgaagaatatgttatcaATCTACAGTGTTCACTGTTTTCCGCACAGAAATTATACATGGAGCTTATACCGTAAATATTTCTACTGCAAACGGAAAGCATTTTCCAGTATGAAAAATGAATCTGTTCATATTGAAATACTCATGTTTATTCATCATCAATATCTTCATCGTCTGATGACTGGCAcaacatgtatgtttgttat
Proteins encoded in this region:
- the LOC128231101 gene encoding uncharacterized protein LOC128231101 encodes the protein MIEDNEVFASHDVVSLFTNTPIDKALSVIRDRLEKDKTLKNRTKLSVDDIMNLTDFILTTTYFQFRGDIYQQKFGTAMGSPVSPIVANLYMEFLEREAIATAPVTCKPTLWKRYVDDILEKIQRGQLQNLTDHLNTVDVTNNIKFTHEEESNGAIPFLDTLITRKEDGSIKLLVYRKKTHTDQYLNFSSHHPLQHKLSVVRTLLDRCYNLVTETEDRDIEEEHVKQALGQWLSEAVSRVFNKHRVATAMRPHQTLRNILVHPKDKQETTEKAEVIYKIPCKNCDKVYVGESGRKFGIRLNEHKKDCETNSNKAFTRSTRKQSESTIEKSAITDHQNINNHEINWEGARVIERESDWRVRKTKEAICIKTEGAVMNRDEGAFLSGIYNPLFAGLRKFGGKSRVSELRVSDSQASYSDDVHSVGRKFQL